The following coding sequences are from one Drosophila gunungcola strain Sukarami chromosome 3L unlocalized genomic scaffold, Dgunungcola_SK_2 000014F, whole genome shotgun sequence window:
- the LOC128259983 gene encoding LOW QUALITY PROTEIN: chromodomain-helicase-DNA-binding protein Mi-2 homolog (The sequence of the model RefSeq protein was modified relative to this genomic sequence to represent the inferred CDS: inserted 1 base in 1 codon; deleted 7 bases in 7 codons), giving the protein MASEEDNDDNFQEEEEAQEDNAPPAELSNDSDAPLKPNNDEDDDYDPEDNRKKKKGKKRKTRKGEEKGRKKKKRKKNESEEDSDFVQHDEEVEYPSTSKRGRKRKEEKQAAKEKESASSGMPSVEDVCSAFSVCDVEIEYSEEELQSLTTYKAFMQHVRPILQKENPKIAAPKLMMLVAAKWREFCESNPHIQQEGGGAPGSGTSAGQARSVAGDEPEEPRSSRSSRNEKPDDIYEEAVEEEEEEEEEEKKPRRKRSGRGKKGRRPSAKVPTLKIKLLGKRKRDSSDEEPEASGGSERDSDLEFERMLQKSDESADEKETPASAKADNAASSAAAAQDDGGNGAPVVRKKAKTKIGNKFKKKNKLKKTKNFPEGEDGEHEHQDYCEVCQQGGEIILCDTCPRAYHLVCLEPELDEPPEGKWSCPHCEADGGAAEEEDDDEHQEFCRVCKDGGELLCCDSCPSAYHTFCLNPPLDTIPDGDWRCPRCSCPPLTGKAEKIITWRWAVAGSDDGPSTSKGSSKSGNARVREYFIKWHNMSYWHCEWVPEVQLDVHHPLMIRSFQRKYDMEEPPKFEESLDEADTRFKRIQRHKDKVGMKADDDTELLEEKFYKNGVKPEWLIVQRVINHRTARDGSTMYLVKWRELPYDKSTWEEEGDDIQGLRQAIDYYQDLRAVCTSETTQSRSKKSKKGRKSKLKVEDDEDRPVKHYTPPPEKPTTDLKKKYEDQPAFLEGTGMQLHPYQIEGINWLRYSWGQGIDTILADEMGLGKTIQTVTFLYSLYKEGHCRGPFLVAVPLSTLVNWEREFELWAPDFYCITYIGDKDSRAVIRENELSFEEGAIRGSKVSRLRTTQYKFNVLLTSYELISMDAACLGSIDWAVLVVDEAHRLKSNQSKFFRILNSYAIAYKLLLTGTPLQNNLEELFHLLNFLSRDKFNDLQAFQGEFADVSKEEQVKRLHEMLGPHMLRRLKTDVLKNMPSKSEFIVRVELSAMQKKFYKFILTKNYEALNSKSGGGSCSLINIMMDLKKCCNHPYLFPSAAEEATTAAGGLYEINSLTKAAGKLVLLSKMLKQLKSQNHRVLIFSQMTKMLDILEDFLEGEQYKYERIDGGITGTLRQEAIDRFNAPGAQQFVFLLSTRAGGLGINLATADTVIIYDSDWNPHNDIQAFSRAHRIGQANKVMIYRFVTRNSVEERVTQVAKRKMMLTHLVVRPGMGGKGANFTKQELDDILRFGTEDLFKEDDKEEAIHYDDKAVAELLDRTNRGIEEKESWANEYLSSFKVASYATKEEEEEEETEIIKQDAENSDPAYWVKLLRHHYEQHQEDVGRSLGKGKRVRKQVNYTDGGVVAADTTRDDSNWQDNGSEYNSEYSAGSDEDGGDDDFDEQNGGERKAKRRLERRDDRPLPPLLARVGGNIEVLGFNARQRKSFLNAIMRYGMPPQDAFNSQWLVRDLRGKSERNFKAYVSLFMRHLCEPGADNAETFADGVPREGLSRQHVLTRIGVMSLIRKKVQEFEHINGYYSMPELILKPCEPVRSALKQDVAALEAPPAGGNVDKSATTSNSATPATSAAPSPAPASEKGEDKDKDSEKEKEXEKASAEKSEVKQEQEAEEDKKPGDVKQENAAEESTAGDTKPSEAAAEVKSELAKTEPKEEAKDPDLKEEPKAEEKEREKVEDKKPIPATTVIDDDDDDVMIVKEDGELEKPSASSPKDHKAAAAAAAAAAAATGAAAGKGVEDSLEVLKRKFMFNIADGGFTELHTLWLNEEKAAVPGREYEIWHRRHDYWLLAGIVTHGYGRWQDIQNDIRFAIINEPFKMDVGKGNFLEIKNKFLARRFKLLEQALVIEEQLRRAAYLNLAQDPSHPAMSLNARFAEVECLAESHQHLSKESLAGNKPANAVLHKVLNQLEELLSDMKSDVSRLPATLARIPPVAQRLQMSERSILSRLAATAGNASNAAQLMAQFPAGFQGTTLPAFTSGPAGNFANFRPQFSVPGQLSNNSGV; this is encoded by the exons AAGAAGAAGAGGCCCAGGAGGACAATGCACCTCCAGCGGAGCTGTCCAACGATTCCGATGCGCCTCTAAAGCCAAAC AATGACGAGGACGATGACTACGATCCCGAGGATAATCGCAAGAAGAAGAAGGGCAAGAAGCGGAAGACCAGGAAGGGCGAGGAGAAGGGTcgcaagaagaagaagcgcAAGAAGAACGAGAGCGAGGAGGACAGCGACTTTGTCCAGCACGATGAGGAGGTGGAGTACCCCAGCACCTCGAAGCGCGGCAGGAAGCGCAAGGAGGAGAAGCAGGCCGCCAAGGAGAAGGAGTCGGCATCATCTG GTATGCCCTCCGTGGAGGACGTATGCTCGGCTTTCAGCGTGTGCGACGTGGAGATCGAGTACAGCGAGGAGGAGCTGCAGAGCCTGACCACCTACAAGGCGTTCATGCAGCATGTTCGGCCCATTCTGCAGAAGGAGAACCCCAAGATCGCGGCACCCAAGCTGATGATGCTGGTGGCGGCGAAGTGGCGC GAGTTCTGCGAGAGCAATCCGCACATCCAGCAGGAGGGCGGTGGTGCT CCGGGTTCGGGGACTTCCGCCGGACAGGCGCGCAGTGTGGCCGGCGATGAGCCGGAGGAACCGCGATCCTCGCGCTCGTCGCGCAACGAGAAACCGGACGACATCTACGAGGAGGCCgtcgaggaggaggaagaggaggaggaggaggagaagaagCCGCGACGCAAGcgcagtgggcgtggcaagaAGGGACGCCGTCCCTCCGCCAAGGTGCCCACGCTGAAGATCAAGCTGCTGGGCAAGCGCAAGCGGGACAGCTCGGACGAGGAGCCAGAGGCCAGCGGTGGCTCCGAACGCGACTCGGATCTGGAGTTTGAACGCATGCTCCAGAAATCCGACGAGAGTGCCGATGAGAAGGAGACTCCTGCCTCCGCCAAGGCGGATAACGCGGCATCATCCGCTGCCGCTGCCCAGGACGACGGTGGCAACGGTGCTCCGGTGGTGCGCAAGAAGGCCAAGACCAAGATTGGCAACAAGTTCAAGAAGAAGAACAAACTCAAGAAGACCAAGAACTTCCCGGAGGGTGAGGATGGCGAGCACGAGCACCAGGACTACTGCGAGGTGTGCCAGCAGGGCGGCGAGATCATCCTGTGCGACACCTGCCCGCGGGCCTATCACTTGGTCTGCCTGGAGCCGGAGCTGGATGAGCCGCCGGAGGGCAAGTGGTCGTGTCCGCACTGCGAGGCGGACGGCGGTGccgccgaggaggaggacgacgacgagcacCAGGAATTCTGCCGGGTGTGCAAGGATGGCGGCGAGCTGCTCTGCTGCGACTCCTGTCCCTCTGCCTACCACACCTTCTGCTTGAATCCGCCGCTGGACACCATACCCGACGGCGACTGGCGCTGTCCGCGCTGCAGCTGCCCGCCGCTGACCGGCAAGGCCGAGAAGATCATCACCTGGCGTTGGGCCGTGGCCGGCAGCGACGACGGACCCTCCACCTCGAAGGGATCGTCGAAGAGTGGCAATGCCCGGGTGCGCGAGTACTTCATCAAGTGGCACAACATGTCCTACTGGCACTGCGAATGGGTGCCGGAAGTGCAGCTGGACGTCCACCATCCGCTGATGATCCGCTCGTTCCAGCGCAAGTACGACATGGAGGAGCCGCCAAAGTTCGAGGAGTCGCTGGATGAGGCGGACACCCGTTTCAAGCGCATTCAGCGCCACAAGGACAAGGTGGGCATGAAGGCCGACGACGACACGGAGCTGCTGGAGGAGAAGTTCTACAAGAATGGCGTCAAGCCCGAGTGGCTCATTGTGCAGCGCGTGATCAACCATCGGACGGCGCGCGACGGCAGCACCATGTATCTGGTGAAGTGGCGGGAGCTGCCCTACGACAAGTCCACCTGGGAGGAGGAGGGCGACGACATCCAGGGCCTGCGGCAGGCCATTGACTACTACCAGGATCTGCGGGCCGTCTGCACCTCGGAGACCACGCAATCGCGCAGCAAGAAGAGCAAGAAGGGTCGCAAATCGAAGCTCAAGGTCGAGGATGACGAGGATCGTCCGGTGAAGCACTACACACCGCCGCCGGAGAAGCCCACCACGGACTTGAAGAAGAAGTACGAGGATCAGCCGGCCTTCCTCGAGGGCACTGGCATGCAGCTGCATCCCTACCAGATCGAGGGCATCAACTGGCTGCGCTACAGCTGGGGCCAGGGCATCGACACCATCCTGGCCGATGAGATGGGTCTGGGCAAGACCATTCAGACGGTCACGTTTCTGTACTCGCTCTACAAGGAGGGCCACTGCCGCGGACCCTTCCTCGTGGCCGTGCCCCTCTCCACGCTGGTCAACTGGGAGCGCGAGTTCGAGCTGTGGGCTCCGGACTTCTACTGCATCACTTATATCGGCGACAAGGACTCGCGAGCGGTTATCCGCGAGAACGAGCTGAGCTTCGAGGAGGGAGCCATCCGTGGCAGCAAGGTTTCGCGACTGCGGACCACCCAGTACAAGTTCAATGTGCTGCTGACCAGCTACGAGCTGATCTCCATGGATGCCGCCTGTCTGGGCAGCATCGATTGGGCAGTGCTGGTGGTGGACGAGGCTCATCGGCTGAAGAGCAACCAGAGCAAGTTCTTCCGCATCCTGAACAGCTATGCCATTGCCTACAAGCTGCTGCTCACCGGCACACCGCTGCAGAACAACCTGGAGGAGCTGTTCCATCTGCTCAACTTCTTGAGCCGCGACAAGTTCAACGATCTGCAGGCCTTCCAGGGCGAATTCGCGGACGTTTCGAAGGAGGAGCAGGTGAAGCGTCTGCACGAGATGCTCGGACCGCACATGCTGCGTCGCCTGAAGACGGACGTGCTGAAGAACATGCCATCCAAGTCCGAGTTCATTGTGCGCGTCGAGCTGTCGGCCATGCAAAAGAAGTTCTACAAGTTCATCTTGACCAAGAACTATGAGGCTTTGAATTCGAAGAGTGGCGGCGGCTCCTGTTCGCTGATCAACATCATGATGGACCTGAAGAAGTGCTGCAACCATCCGTATCTCTTCCCGTCGGCCGCCGAGGaggccaccaccgccgccggcgGCCTCTACGAGATCAATTCGCTGACCAAGGCCGCTGGCAAGCTGGTGCTGCTCTCCAAAATGCTGAAGCAACTGAAGTCGCAGAACCATCGTGTGCTGATCTTCTCGCAGATGACCAAGATGCTGGACATTCTAGAGGACTTCCTCGAGGGCGAGCAGTACAAGTACGAGCGCATTGACGGCGGTATCACGGGCACGTTGCGTCAGGAGGCCATCGACAGATTCAATGCCCCCGGGGCGCAGCAGTTTGTCTTTCTGCTGAGTACTCGCGCCGGAGGATTGGGTATTAATTTGGCCACGGCCGACACTGTCATCATTTACGACTCCGACTGGAATCCGCACAACGATATTCAGGCATTCTCGCGAGCCCATCGTATCGGGCAGGCCAACAAGGTGATGATCTATCGCTTTGTGACCCGCAATTCGGTGGAGGAGCGTGTGACGCAGGTGGCCAAGCGGAAGATGATGCTCACCCATCTGGTGGTGCGTCCGGGAATGGGCGGCAAGGGTGCCAACTTCACCAAACAGGAGCTGGACGACATCCTGCGCTTCGGCACAGAGGACTTGTTCAAGGAGGACGACAAGGAGGAGGCCATCCACTATGACGACAAGGCAGTGGCCGAGCTGCTGGACCGCACCAATCGCGGCATCGAGGAGAAGGAGTCC TGGGCCAACGAGTATCTGTCCTCGTTCAAGGTGGCCTCGTATGCCaccaaggaggaggaggaggaagaggagACGGAGATCATCAAGCAGGATGCGGAGAACTCCGACCCGGCCTACTGGGTGAAGCTGTTGCGCCACCACTACGAGCAGCACCAGGAGGATGTGGGCCGCAGCCTGGGCAAGGGCAAGCGTGTCCGCAAGCAGGTCAACTACACGGACGGCGGCGTTGTGGCTGCGGACACCACGCGGGATGATTCCAACTGGCAGGACAATGGCAGCGAGTACAATTCGGAGTATTCGGCTGGCTCCGATGAGGACGGCGGCGACGATGACTTCGATGAGCAGAACGGCGGCGAGCGGAAGGCCAAGCGGCGA TTGGAGCGACGCGACGATCGTCCCTTGCCCCCACTCTTGGCCCGCGTCGGCGGCAACATCGAGGTGCTCGGTTTCAATGCCCGCCAGCGCAAGAGCTTCCTCAATGCCATCATGCGGTACGGAATGCCGCCGCAGGATGCCTTCAATTCGCAGTGG TTGGTGCGCGATTTGCGCGGCAAATCCGAACGCAACTTCAAGGCCTACGTCTCGCTGTTCATGCGGCATCTCTGTGAGCCCGGTGCCGACAATGCGGAGACCTTTGCCGACGGTGTA CCGCGCGAGGGTCTTTCCCGCCAGCACGTGCTGACCCGAATCGGGGTGATGTCGCTCATCCGCAAGAAGGTGCAGGAGTTCGAGCACATCAACGGGTACTACAGCATGCCGGAGCTAATCCTCAAGCCTTGCGAACCGGTGCGATCAGCCCTCAAGCAGGATGTGGCTGCTCTGGAGGCTCCGCCTGCAGGTGGCAATGTGGACAAGAGCGCAACCACCAGCAATAGCGCCACTCCAGCCACCAGTGCGGCACCCAGTCCGGCGCCAGCATCGGAGAAGGGCGAGGATAAGGACAAGGACtcggagaaggagaagg aAGAGAAGGCCTCGGCTGAGAAGAGCGAGGTGAAGCAGGAGCAAGAGGCTGAGGAGGACAAGAAGCCGGGGGATGTGAAGCAGGAGAACGCGGCGGAGGAATCAACGGCCGGCGACACAAAGCCCAGcgaggcggcggcggaggtCAAATCCGAGCTGGCCAAGACAGAGCCCAAGGAGGAGGCCAAGGATCCGGACCTAAAGGAAGAGCCCAAGGCGGAGGAGAAGGAAAGGGAGAAGGTCGAGGACAAGAAGCCAATACCAGCGACAACAGTGatcgatgacgacgacgacgatgtgATGATCGTCAAGGAGGACGGTGAGCTGGAGAAGCCCAGTGCCAGTTCGCCCAAGGATCACAAGGcggccgctgctgccgccgctgctgctgccgctgccactgGAGCCGCCGCTGGCAAGGGAGTGGAGGACAGCCTGGAGGTGCTGAAGCGCAAGTTCATGTTCAACATCGCCGACGGCGGCTTCACCGAACTGCACACCTTGTGGCTCAAC GAGGAGAAGGCCGCTGTTCCCGGCAGGGAGTACGAGATCTGGCACCGTCGCCACGACTACTGGCTGCTGGCCGGCATCGTGACCCACGGCTATGGACGCTGGCAGGACATCCAGAATGACATTCGCTTTGCGATCATCAACGAGCCCTTCAAGATGGACGTCGGCAAGGGCAATTTCCTGGAGATCAAGAACAAGTTCCTGGCCCGCCGCTTCAAGCTGCTGGAACAGGCGCTGGTTATCGAGGAGCAGCTGCGTCGCGCGGCCTACCTGAATCTCGCCCAGGACCCCAGCCATCCTGCCATGTCGCTGAACGCCCGGTTCGCCGAGGTCGAGTGCCTGGCCGAGTCGCATCAGCATCTCAGCAAGGAATCGCTGGCGGGCAACAAGCCCGCCAACGCGGTGCTCCACAAGGTGCTCAACCAGCTGGAGGAGCTGCTCTCGGACATGAAGAGCGATGTGTCCCGGCTGCCAGCCACCCTGGCCCGCATCCCGCCGGTGGCCCAGCGGCTCCAGATGTCCGAGCGATCGATTCTCTCCCGCCTGGCGGCCACCGCCGGAAACGCCTCGAATGCTG CTCAATTAATGGCACAATTCCCGGCTGGATTCCAGGGCACAACATTGCCAGCATTCACCAGCGGTCCGGCCGGCAACTTTGCCAACTTCCGGCCACAGTTTTCGGTGCCCGGCCAGCTATCGAATAATTCCGGCGTCTAG